In Phaeodactylum tricornutum CCAP 1055/1 chromosome 10, whole genome shotgun sequence, a single genomic region encodes these proteins:
- a CDS encoding predicted protein, which produces MLTLLDLHEGPLSHVLSFLDTPDLTSIQQTTRWLAARTPLAWNSLDAAVVQGPSTYHHIHAVSGARIRCQRYFKAQRYARTMDYWAVRHYDYDKPVRSHTLCRECTHWVSTLRPQPIHNPQAYEFFVRMAYRKPPAIKVLHDPDDPSLIWQGFVPSIPSRGHRVFLDTQRVALTWPAMDAYLAVVDTHGADISTDHPDVLASLYEAVDNLQITVVALDRVSHHASLVVATGGFHDAVEQEEDDGAAIPAHGYLLNPRNVRTHSLRKDQDWMQVEICTTGGWTCWDTGTELCTRQAHPARFRGISVTHECS; this is translated from the coding sequence ATGTTGACTCTCTTGGATCTCCATGAAGGACCGCTGTCTCATGTTCTATCCTTCCTGGATACTCCAGACCTAACCAGTATCCAGCAAACGACTCGATGGTTGGCCGCTCGTACTCCGCTAGCCTGGAATTCACTGGACGCCGCTGTCGTCCAGGGTCCTTCCACGTACCATCACATCCACGCCGTCTCGGGTGCACGAATCCGTTGTCAACGCTACTTCAAGGCCCAGCGGTACGCACGGACCATGGACTACTGGGCTGTCCGGCACTACGATTACGACAAGCCCGTACGTTCGCATACGCTCTGCCGCGAATGCACGCACTGGGTCTCCACCTTGCGTCCCCAACCGATCCATAACCCGCAAGCCTACGAATTCTTTGTACGAATGGCCTACCGCAAACCACCAGCCATCAAGGTCCTTCATGATCCCGACGATCCCTCGCTCATTTGGCAAGGATTCGTCCCGTCCATCCCGTCACGCGGCCACCGCGTCTTTCTGGATACGCAGCGCGTGGCGCTCACGTGGCCCGCCATGGATGCGTACCTTGCCGTAGTGGATACGCACGGTGCCGACATTTCCACCGATCATCCCGACGTGCTGGCGAGTCTCTACGAAGCCGTCGACAATTTGCAAATTACCGTGGTGGCTTTGGACCGCGTGTCTCACCATGCCAGCCTCGTGGTGGCCACCGGTGGCTTTCATGACGCCGTggaacaggaagaagacgacggtGCCGCGATTCCTGCCCACGGGTACCTTCTGAACCCACGTAACGTTCGTACGCACAGCCTTCGCAAAGACCAGGACTGGATGCAGGTCGAGATCTGTACAACCGGGGGATGGACCTGTTGGGATACCGGCACTGAACTCTGCACGCGGCAGGCACACCCGGCACGATTTCGGGGTATTTCGGTGACCCACGAATGCTCGTAG
- a CDS encoding predicted protein, whose amino-acid sequence MEMFDCCFTCFERGYESSGDEIEDDDAENLSHVGQAAYDVLRKRHNRQHHTLWNVTSGVVVGELHQTPLTGWLRDVEYPRDGHDDWFPEKMAEIMARTETWCDVMSLGPPDGLFMTQFQEALKTIAFRATGKTKPVVVRMMFGNIVGMPVNCNKVIKALTALVPKSANINLWVGAWRRGVSWNHAKIIAVDGQYLHTGGHNMWDAHYLKQNPIHDLSFELQGRVAHDGHRFANEQWDFIEFKQDTCCGQFVDKIPDGMPLVAKTRVTVSEFPRGRTAEFPPRYRKSLTPMRDPLPNEVPMITVGRFGTILRHARPADDAFLAMLGSAKTIIRMALQDLGPVCIPGTRIPLPGCVWPKEYLSVLGRVIWERHVDVEITLSNPNSVPGGLGAIEACYGNGWTCVDVAAEIIKTIKKQFPQAQDAALRKCVADNLRVCFIREKRGHEYDDGATMGMHAKHFIVDDVCSYTGSQNLYICDLAEWGVIVDDPVATKKMMDEYWTPMWQVSYTGQDCDVQAVMDGLKINRDGENPVFMSAEQKQQKLKATRLQTHNPGNSEYYYEGDTEHSSE is encoded by the exons atggagATGTTTGATTGTTGTTTCACTTGCTTCGAGCGGGGATACGAGTCGTCCGGCGACGAaatcgaagacgacgacgccgagaATCTGTCCCACGTGGGGCAGGCCGCCTACGACGTCTTACGCAAACGACACAATCGGCAGCACCACACGTTATGGAACGTCACGTCCGGTGTCGTTGTGGGAGAACTGCACCAGACGCCCCTCACGGGATGGCTCCGCGACGTCGAATATCCCCGGGACGGCCACGACGATTGGTTTCCCGAGAAAATGGCGGAAATCATGGCCCGCACCGAAACATGGTGCGACGTTATGAGCCTGGGACCTCCGGATGGTTTGTTCATGACCCAATTCCAGGAAGCACTGAAGACGATCGCGTTTCGTGCGACAGGCAAGACCAAGCCGGTCGTCGTGCGCATGATGTTTGGGAACATTGTCGGCATGCCGgtcaactgcaacaaagTCATCAAGGCGTTGACGGCACTCGTTCCCAAAAGTGCCAACATCAACCTCTGGGTGGGTGCTTGGCGTCGTGGAGTTTCCTGGAATCACGCCAAAATTATTGCCGTCGATGGACAGTACCTGCACACGGGAG GCCACAATATGTGGGACGCGCACTACTTGAAGCAAAATCCGATACACGACCTTTCGTTTGAATTACAGGGCCGTGTGGCGCACGATGGGCATCGGTTCGCGAACGAACAATGGGACTTTATTGAGTTCAAGCAGGACACCTGTTGTGGACAGTTCGTCGACAAAATCCCCGATGGTATGCCCCTCGTTGCCAAGACAAGGGTTACGGTGAGTGAATTTCCGCGGGGGCGGACTGCGGAGTTCCCACCCCGGTACCGCAAATCCTTGACGCCGATGCGTGATCCGCTGCCCAACGAAGTGCCCATGATCACCGTGGGACGATTCGGGACAATACTGCGCCACGCGCGTCCAGCCGATGACGCATTCTTAGCCATGCTCGGGTCCGCCAAAACAATCATCCGAATGGCCTTGCAAGACCTGGGCCCGGTGTGCATTCCGGGCACCAGAATTCCGTTGCCCGGTTGCGTTTGGCCCAAGGAATACCTGTCCGTGCTGGGTCGCGTTATCTGGGAACGGCACGTGGATGTGGAGATTACGTTGAGCAATCCTAATTCGGTCCCGGGAGGATTGGGCGCGATAGAAGCTTGCTACGGCAACGGCTGGACCTGTGTCGATGTGGCGGCCGAAATCATCAAGACGATCAAGAAACAATTTCCACAAGCGCAAGATGCGGCACTGCGGAAGTGTGTCGCCGACAACCTGCGCGTATGTTTTATTCGCGAAAAGCGTGGACACGAATACGACGATGGAGCCACGATGGGCATGCACGCCAAGCATTTTATCGTGGACGACGTTTGTTCGTACACGGGATCGCAGAACTTGTATATTTGTGACCTTGCGGAATGGGGTGTGATAGTGGACGATCCGGTCGCGACGAAAAAAATGATGGATGAGTACTGGACGCCCATGTGGCAGGTTTCGTACACGGGTCAAGATTGCGATGTGCAGGCTGTTATGGATGGTCTCAAGATCAACCGTGATGGTGAGAATCCTGTCTTTATGTCGGCCGaacagaaacagcaaaagtTAAAAGCGACTCGCTTGCAAACACACAATCCGGGAAACTCGGAGTATTACTACGAAGGTGATACCGAACACTCTTCGGAATAG
- a CDS encoding predicted protein, whose translation MNDSVAPIVSPPHVVVVGAGAAGITAAFALVQAGVDVTILEASPSRIGGRIYPNTTLSAFPLELGGEWVHLKPDQILPRLLSPQRDFVVGPQQTLLHDTGPIQYWSEDAFYPYEFDPVDYLWVNTSWLEFFETNFIEPASLADRIVMNCAVDTIDVQAPTANDTGHVLVSCATGDKTYTADAVIVTASMKVLQDGVIKFQPPLPDSYRNAMGNFDMGPGLKVFIEFTETFYPLAFAFESDDATEEEGERYFYDATFGETTNKHILGVFAYGITAERYLALSVQGEDVLVRAILEDLDAIFDGRASATYVNHVVQDWAQEPFVRCAYTYWITDYASSIAQFQKPVHGKVFFAGEALPPDLENWGFVHGAALSGQKAAADVVAFLDSAGTSADVFGVGIAAVWTLLLWLF comes from the coding sequence ATGAACGATTCGGTGGCGCCCATCGTCTCGCCGCCCCACGTCGTGGTGGTTGGCGCTGGAGCGGCGGGGATCACGGCAGCCTTTGCCCTCGTCCAAGCCGGCGTCGACGTGACCATTCTAGAAGCGTCCCCGTCCCGTATTGGCGGTCGCATTTACCCCAATACCACTCTGTCCGCTTTCCCGCTGGAATTGGGGGGCGAATGGGTTCACTTGAAGCCCGATCAGATCTTACCCAGGCTCTTGTCACCCCAGCGAGACTTTGTGGTGGGTCCGCAGCAAACCCTTTTGCACGATACGGGGCCCATACAGTACTGGAGTGAGGATGCCTTTTATCCGTACGAGTTTGATCCGGTCGACTATCTGTGGGTGAATACATCCTGGTTGGAGTTTTTCGAAACCAACTTTATCGAACCGGCTTCACTAGCCGATCGTATTGTGATGAATTGTGCGGTGGATACGATTGATGTCCAAGCTCCGACCGCGAACGACACCGGTCATGTCTTGGTGAGCTGTGCTACCGGTGACAAGACTTACACGGCTGATGCCGTCATTGTTACAGCATCCATGAAAGTCCTCCAAGACGGGGTGATTAAGTTTCAGCCGCCGTTGCCCGATTCCTACCGCAACGCTATGGGAAATTTTGACATGGGTCCCGGGCTGAAAGTCTTTATCGAATTTACGGAAACTTTTTATCCGTTGGCCTTTGCGTTCGAATCCGACGATGCCACGGAGGAGGAAGGCGAGCGGTACTTTTACGACGCAACCTTTGGAGAAACGACGAACAAGCATATTCTGGGTGTGTTCGCTTACGGTATCACGGCCGAAAGGTACCTCGCTCTCTCCGTGCAAGGAGAGGATGTTTTGGTACGGGCtattttggaagatttggacgCCATTTTCGATGGTCGAGCCAGTGCCACGTACGTGAACCACGTTGTCCAGGATTGGGCGCAGGAGCCTTTTGTCCGATGCGCGTACACGTATTGGATCACCGACTACGCGTCGAGTATTGCGCAATTTCAAAAGCCGGTCCACGGCAAAGTCTTTTTTGCCGGTGAGGCCTTGCCACCGGATTTGGAAAACTGGGGATTCGTCCACGGTGCTGCTCTTTCGGGTCAAAAGGCTGCCGCCGACGTGGTGGCGTTCCTGGACAGCGCCGGAACTTCCGCCGACGTCTTTGGTGTTGGTATCGCTGCCGTATGGACGCTTCTCCTTTGGCTATTTTGA